A single region of the Halopiger xanaduensis SH-6 genome encodes:
- a CDS encoding DUF5804 family protein — protein MTRVCLIGKPESTLRYELLSRETSREALATYDLERPFENSLAVRTVSVGAAVSLLNDLDWYLTRFVDEALVQEPSVSDEEWLSRSLAEQLRNGDVDPETTAEYCKVYGLVADDPESEAEAAAGPESASGGSARSDSEAASSGADAAGNHDGNRRRPRLVEPLYVRRTDGELPTYDLRDVDETLVVRLTEEEYSP, from the coding sequence GTGACCCGCGTCTGTCTCATCGGGAAGCCCGAGAGCACCCTCCGGTACGAACTCCTCTCGCGCGAGACGTCCCGCGAGGCACTCGCGACCTACGACCTCGAGCGGCCGTTCGAGAACTCGCTGGCCGTTCGCACGGTCAGCGTCGGCGCCGCCGTCTCCCTGCTGAACGACCTCGACTGGTATCTCACGCGGTTCGTCGACGAGGCGCTCGTCCAGGAACCGAGCGTGAGCGACGAGGAGTGGCTCTCCCGCTCGCTGGCCGAGCAACTGCGGAACGGCGACGTCGACCCCGAGACGACCGCCGAGTACTGCAAGGTGTACGGGCTCGTGGCGGACGACCCCGAATCCGAGGCCGAAGCAGCGGCCGGTCCGGAGTCGGCGTCAGGCGGCTCGGCGCGGAGTGACTCGGAAGCCGCCTCGAGCGGGGCCGACGCTGCCGGCAATCACGACGGCAACCGCAGGCGGCCGCGGCTCGTCGAACCCCTGTACGTGCGCCGGACGGACGGGGAGTTGCCGACCTACGATCTTCGAGACGTCGACGAGACGCTCGTCGTCCGACTTACCGAAGAAGAGTATTCGCCCTGA
- a CDS encoding PLP-dependent cysteine synthase family protein, translating to MKGSILDTVGSPLVQVDSPEGVTVAAKVESFNPGGSAKDRPAREMVRAAEREGHIEPGDRLVEPTSGNTGIGLSLVAAARGYDLTIVMPADKSEERRQVMAAYGAELELVEGDMEDARARADELEAEGAVQLGQFENPANPEAHYRTTGEEIVEQVGDREIDAFVAGVGTGGTISGTGRRLREEFPDVDIIAVEPERNAVLSTGESGDDDFQGMGPGFVSDNLDLDLIDRVETVRLEDAEEECRRLARDEGILVGQSSGATSLVSQRIAREIAEPDLECPEVPGAFDESAATPEPDGGQPAEDCPLVVTVFWDSGERYLSTGLFD from the coding sequence ATGAAAGGGAGCATCCTGGACACCGTCGGCTCGCCGCTGGTCCAGGTCGACTCGCCGGAGGGCGTAACCGTCGCCGCCAAGGTCGAATCCTTCAACCCCGGCGGGTCGGCCAAGGACCGGCCGGCTCGAGAGATGGTCCGCGCGGCCGAACGCGAGGGGCACATCGAACCCGGCGACCGGCTCGTCGAACCGACGAGCGGGAACACGGGCATCGGCCTGTCGCTGGTCGCGGCCGCCCGCGGCTACGACCTCACCATCGTCATGCCAGCCGACAAGTCCGAAGAGCGTCGGCAGGTCATGGCCGCCTACGGCGCCGAACTCGAGCTCGTCGAGGGCGACATGGAGGACGCCCGCGCCCGCGCCGACGAACTCGAGGCCGAGGGCGCGGTCCAACTCGGCCAGTTCGAAAACCCCGCGAACCCCGAAGCCCACTACAGGACGACCGGCGAGGAGATCGTCGAACAGGTCGGCGACCGCGAGATCGACGCCTTCGTCGCCGGCGTCGGCACCGGCGGCACCATCTCGGGCACCGGCCGCCGGCTCCGCGAGGAGTTCCCCGACGTGGACATCATCGCCGTCGAACCCGAGCGCAACGCCGTCCTCTCGACGGGCGAGTCCGGCGACGACGACTTCCAGGGGATGGGGCCCGGCTTCGTCAGCGACAACCTCGATCTGGACCTGATCGACCGCGTCGAAACCGTCCGACTCGAGGACGCCGAGGAGGAGTGTCGCCGGCTCGCCCGCGATGAAGGCATCCTCGTGGGCCAGTCAAGCGGCGCGACGAGTCTCGTTTCCCAGCGTATCGCCCGCGAGATCGCCGAACCCGACCTCGAGTGTCCGGAGGTTCCCGGCGCGTTCGACGAGTCGGCGGCGACCCCCGAACCCGACGGCGGGCAGCCGGCCGAGGACTGCCCGCTCGTGGTGACGGTGTTCTGGGACAGCGGCGAGCGGTACCTCTCGACCGGCCTGTTCGACTGA
- a CDS encoding TlpA family protein disulfide reductase — MSLETMNPNPTWDAASYEDAVDTLEEHNDELVYKVWGGDWCKDCRALLPDFGAALDAAEVPADRIEEIAVDEDKQGPGVDEYGIEYIPTIVVENDDGEEITRFVEEEDLPPAIWLAQRVEDELA; from the coding sequence ATGAGTCTCGAGACCATGAACCCGAACCCGACGTGGGACGCCGCGTCGTACGAGGACGCCGTCGACACGCTCGAGGAACACAACGACGAACTGGTGTACAAGGTCTGGGGCGGCGACTGGTGTAAGGACTGCCGCGCCCTCCTGCCCGATTTCGGCGCCGCGCTGGACGCCGCAGAGGTTCCCGCGGACCGCATCGAGGAGATCGCGGTCGACGAGGACAAGCAGGGCCCCGGCGTCGACGAGTACGGGATCGAGTACATCCCGACGATCGTCGTCGAAAACGACGACGGCGAGGAGATCACCCGCTTCGTCGAGGAGGAGGATCTCCCGCCGGCGATCTGGCTGGCTCAGCGGGTCGAGGACGAACTGGCGTAA
- a CDS encoding metallophosphoesterase yields the protein MAADADDPVYYVISDLHIGGDEQLGEVDFLPELLDFLERLATTGENAELVINGDAFGLWEFTEVAGVAKFDVLTDRYPDLFEQLRETGESIPITLLPGNHDNELAAYDEYVERLAEYNVDLVRAESITRPVGDRTIYFEHGHQRDPNNRFEDFGNPYETPLGYYYNTNVTSRAGRLSGRGRFNWLKDVQAVTPTERVPRWLLSKYFYREMNPLLRYAAIPVLLLFNISVLLAVLAGLDLAGVWTMPVETADALLAQLGLVGEAVHFLLVANAAIAGVLVLAGVPLYFVLRDVGKTVDRFGVFETDLTVDPDEPYAAAAREVFAERPETAVFCYGHTHRPLLKGVDDRVLVNTGTWLKRLHRRDVVAGLLPPVFYPSYQLCAVRIAAEPEGVAVEFERIEKDDPSADEITRTERLLTLGRAPTPTLPDRAVVANAGLESMSDADLESASAPDE from the coding sequence ATGGCAGCCGACGCGGACGATCCGGTCTACTACGTGATCAGCGACCTCCACATCGGCGGCGACGAACAGCTGGGGGAGGTCGACTTCCTCCCGGAGTTGCTCGACTTTCTCGAGCGGCTGGCGACGACCGGCGAGAACGCGGAACTGGTCATCAACGGCGACGCGTTCGGGTTGTGGGAGTTCACCGAAGTCGCCGGGGTAGCGAAGTTCGACGTGCTGACCGACCGGTATCCCGACCTGTTCGAACAGTTGCGCGAGACGGGCGAGTCGATCCCGATCACGCTGTTGCCGGGCAACCACGACAACGAACTCGCGGCCTACGACGAGTACGTCGAGCGGTTGGCCGAGTATAACGTCGACCTCGTCCGGGCCGAGTCGATCACCAGGCCGGTCGGCGATCGGACGATCTACTTCGAACACGGCCACCAGCGCGACCCCAACAACCGGTTCGAGGACTTCGGTAACCCCTACGAGACGCCGCTCGGCTACTACTACAACACCAACGTCACGAGCAGGGCCGGGCGGCTGTCCGGGCGGGGGCGGTTCAACTGGTTGAAAGACGTACAAGCGGTGACGCCGACCGAGCGGGTCCCCCGCTGGCTCCTCTCGAAGTACTTCTACCGCGAGATGAATCCCCTGCTGCGCTACGCCGCGATCCCGGTCCTGTTGTTGTTCAACATCAGCGTCCTGCTCGCGGTGCTGGCCGGACTGGACCTCGCCGGCGTCTGGACGATGCCCGTCGAAACGGCGGACGCACTGCTCGCCCAGCTGGGCCTCGTCGGCGAGGCGGTCCACTTTCTCCTCGTCGCCAACGCGGCGATCGCCGGCGTGTTGGTGCTCGCGGGCGTGCCGCTCTACTTCGTCCTCCGGGACGTCGGGAAGACGGTCGATCGGTTCGGCGTGTTCGAGACGGACCTCACCGTCGACCCCGACGAGCCGTACGCGGCGGCCGCCCGCGAGGTGTTCGCCGAGCGCCCCGAGACGGCGGTCTTCTGTTACGGCCACACCCACCGCCCGCTGCTAAAGGGGGTCGACGACCGGGTGCTCGTCAACACCGGCACGTGGCTGAAGCGCCTCCACCGCCGCGACGTCGTCGCGGGACTTCTCCCGCCGGTGTTCTACCCGTCCTATCAGCTATGTGCCGTTCGCATCGCCGCCGAACCCGAGGGCGTCGCGGTCGAGTTCGAACGGATCGAGAAGGACGATCCGAGCGCGGACGAGATCACCCGCACCGAGCGCCTGCTCACGCTGGGGCGGGCGCCGACGCCGACCCTCCCCGACCGAGCGGTCGTCGCCAACGCAGGGCTCGAGTCGATGTCCGATGCGGATCTCGAGTCCGCGTCCGCTCCGGATGAGTGA
- a CDS encoding thioredoxin domain-containing protein — translation MSEPTERNRLEDEGSPYLRQHADNPVNWQPWDEQALEAARERDVPIFLSIGYSACHWCHVMEEESFQDEGVAEVLNENFVPIKVDREERPDIDSIYMTVCQLVSGRGGWPLSAWLTPEGKPFFIGTYFPREGQRGQPGFLDLCERISDSWNSEDREEMEHRADQWTEAAKDRLEDTPEGAGAGGAAEPPSSEVLETAASAALRSADREYGGFGSDGPKFPQPARLQALARAYDRTGREAYREVLEETLDAMAAGGLYDHVGSGFHRYCVDRDWTVPHFEKMLYDNAEIPRAFLTGYQLTGDERYAEVVAETLAFVDRELTHEEGGFFSTLDAQSEDPETGEREEGAFYVWTPDEVREALEDETTADLFCDRYDITESGNFEGRNQPNRVRPIDDLADEYDLEESEVQKRLETAREQLFAAREGRPRPNRDEKVLAGWNGLMIATCAEAALVLGDDQYADMAVDALDFVRDRLWNESEQRLNRRYKDGDVKVDGYLEDYAFLARGALGCYEATGEVDHLRFALELARVVEAEFWDADRGTLYFTPESGESLVTRPQELGDQSTPAATGVAVEVLLALDEFTDEDFEGIAATVLETHANKIEANSLEHTTLCLAADRLESGALEVTVAADDLPDEWRDRFASRYFPDRLFARRPATEEGLEDWLDELGLEEAPPIWAGREARDGEPTLYVCRDRTCSPPTHDVDEALEWLGDNAAVEGASADGPSLDDESPF, via the coding sequence ATGAGCGAACCCACCGAACGCAACCGGCTCGAGGACGAGGGGAGTCCCTACCTGCGCCAGCACGCGGACAATCCCGTCAACTGGCAGCCGTGGGACGAACAGGCCCTCGAGGCGGCCCGCGAACGCGACGTGCCGATCTTTCTCTCGATCGGCTACTCGGCGTGTCACTGGTGTCACGTCATGGAGGAGGAGAGTTTCCAAGACGAGGGCGTCGCCGAGGTGCTGAACGAGAACTTCGTGCCGATCAAGGTCGATCGCGAGGAGCGCCCGGACATCGACTCGATCTACATGACCGTCTGCCAGCTCGTCTCCGGGCGGGGCGGCTGGCCGCTCTCGGCGTGGCTCACCCCCGAGGGCAAGCCGTTCTTCATCGGGACCTACTTCCCGCGGGAGGGACAGCGCGGCCAGCCCGGCTTCCTCGACCTCTGCGAGCGCATCAGCGACTCGTGGAACAGCGAGGACCGGGAGGAGATGGAACACCGCGCCGACCAGTGGACCGAGGCCGCGAAGGACCGCCTCGAGGACACCCCCGAGGGCGCGGGCGCAGGCGGGGCCGCGGAACCGCCCTCGAGCGAGGTGCTCGAAACGGCCGCCAGCGCGGCCCTTCGGAGTGCGGACCGAGAGTACGGCGGCTTCGGCTCCGACGGGCCGAAGTTCCCCCAGCCCGCTCGCTTGCAGGCCCTCGCACGCGCATACGACCGTACGGGTCGCGAGGCATACCGCGAAGTGCTCGAGGAAACCTTAGACGCGATGGCCGCGGGCGGGCTCTACGACCACGTCGGCAGCGGGTTCCACCGCTACTGCGTCGACCGGGACTGGACGGTCCCCCACTTCGAGAAGATGCTGTACGACAACGCCGAGATTCCGCGGGCCTTCCTGACGGGCTACCAGCTCACCGGCGACGAGCGCTACGCGGAGGTCGTCGCGGAGACGCTCGCGTTCGTCGACCGCGAGCTCACCCACGAGGAGGGCGGCTTCTTCAGTACGCTCGACGCGCAGAGCGAGGATCCTGAGACCGGCGAGCGCGAGGAGGGCGCGTTCTACGTCTGGACGCCCGACGAGGTCCGCGAGGCGCTCGAGGACGAGACGACGGCCGACCTCTTCTGCGACCGGTACGACATCACGGAGTCGGGTAACTTCGAAGGCCGGAACCAGCCCAATCGCGTTCGGCCCATCGACGACTTGGCCGACGAGTACGACCTCGAGGAGAGCGAGGTGCAGAAGCGCCTCGAGACCGCACGCGAGCAACTGTTCGCGGCCCGCGAGGGGCGGCCGCGACCGAACCGCGACGAGAAGGTGCTGGCGGGCTGGAACGGCCTGATGATCGCGACCTGCGCCGAGGCCGCGCTGGTGCTGGGCGACGACCAGTACGCCGACATGGCCGTCGACGCCCTCGATTTCGTGCGAGATCGACTCTGGAACGAGAGCGAGCAGCGCCTCAACAGGCGGTATAAAGACGGAGACGTCAAAGTCGACGGCTACCTCGAGGACTACGCCTTCCTCGCGCGCGGCGCGCTGGGCTGTTACGAGGCCACCGGCGAGGTCGACCACCTCCGGTTCGCCCTCGAGTTGGCCCGCGTCGTCGAGGCCGAGTTCTGGGACGCCGACCGCGGGACGCTCTATTTCACCCCCGAGAGCGGCGAGTCGCTGGTCACTCGCCCGCAGGAACTGGGCGACCAGTCGACGCCCGCCGCGACCGGCGTCGCCGTCGAAGTCCTGCTTGCGCTCGACGAATTCACTGATGAAGACTTCGAAGGAATCGCCGCAACCGTCCTCGAGACCCACGCGAACAAAATCGAAGCGAACTCGCTCGAGCACACGACGCTCTGTCTCGCCGCCGACCGCCTCGAGTCGGGCGCGCTCGAGGTGACCGTCGCGGCCGACGACCTGCCCGACGAGTGGCGCGACCGCTTCGCCTCGCGGTACTTCCCCGACCGGCTGTTCGCGCGCCGGCCGGCGACCGAGGAGGGACTCGAGGACTGGCTCGACGAACTGGGGCTGGAGGAGGCGCCGCCGATCTGGGCCGGCCGCGAGGCCCGCGACGGCGAGCCGACGCTGTACGTCTGTCGCGATCGAACGTGCTCGCCGCCGACCCACGACGTCGACGAGGCGCTCGAGTGGTTGGGCGACAACGCGGCGGTCGAAGGTGCGAGTGCGGACGGCCCGTCGCTCGACGACGAGAGTCCGTTCTGA
- a CDS encoding fructosamine kinase family protein: MADSDSVTDAVARALDLEVQPTTVTELRGGQIGSAYRVDRADGPPVVAKVGETPLEVEAFMLRTLAEESNLPVPEVRYADDDLLVLEYVEGTTDHGPESARDAADHLAALHENSDDAFGFERDTLTGPVRQPNPWTDSWIDFYREQRLEHVAALALEGGSLPADLADRIDAVAADLESLLGEPDAPALIHGDVWTTNVLSRDGDVTAFLDPATYYAHPEIELAFIDWTETFGDAFFDRYQKKRALEPGFFDRRRYVYRLYPLLVHVHLFGGRYVARLEQTLERLGY; encoded by the coding sequence ATGGCCGACAGCGACTCGGTCACCGACGCCGTCGCACGCGCACTCGACCTCGAGGTGCAGCCGACGACCGTCACCGAACTGCGGGGCGGCCAGATCGGGTCCGCGTACCGGGTCGACCGCGCGGACGGCCCGCCGGTCGTCGCGAAGGTCGGCGAGACGCCCCTCGAGGTCGAGGCGTTCATGCTCCGGACTCTCGCCGAGGAGAGCAACCTGCCGGTTCCCGAGGTACGCTACGCCGACGACGACCTGCTCGTCCTCGAGTACGTCGAGGGGACGACCGACCACGGCCCCGAATCCGCTCGAGACGCGGCGGACCACCTCGCGGCGCTCCACGAGAATAGCGACGACGCGTTCGGTTTCGAGCGCGACACGCTCACGGGTCCCGTCCGGCAGCCGAATCCGTGGACGGACTCGTGGATCGACTTCTACCGCGAGCAGCGACTCGAGCACGTCGCGGCCCTCGCACTCGAGGGCGGATCGCTCCCGGCGGACCTCGCCGACCGCATCGACGCGGTTGCTGCCGATCTCGAGTCGCTGCTCGGCGAACCCGACGCACCTGCGCTGATCCACGGCGACGTCTGGACGACGAATGTCCTCTCGCGCGACGGCGACGTGACGGCGTTTCTCGACCCGGCGACGTACTACGCCCACCCCGAGATCGAACTCGCGTTTATCGATTGGACCGAGACGTTCGGCGACGCGTTCTTCGACCGGTATCAGAAGAAGCGAGCCCTCGAACCCGGCTTCTTCGACCGGCGGCGGTACGTCTACCGACTCTATCCGCTGTTGGTTCATGTCCACCTCTTCGGCGGGCGGTACGTCGCACGGCTCGAGCAGACGCTCGAGCGGCTCGGCTACTGA
- a CDS encoding dihydrofolate reductase codes for MSEDDESTPGAAESALAAETDRELVGIVAVADNGVIGKDGDMPWHIPADLQHFKETTMDCPVIMGRVTYEGILEALGEPLPGRTTVVLTSRDLETPENAVVANDLAEAVEAAETAARERHDGADRAFVAGGATVYEQFLPALDRLIVTEVHDAPDGDTVFPDWDRDAWTETDRDEHDGFAFVEYVRERA; via the coding sequence ATGAGCGAGGACGACGAGTCGACGCCCGGCGCGGCCGAGTCGGCGCTCGCGGCCGAGACGGACCGCGAACTCGTCGGCATCGTCGCCGTCGCCGACAACGGCGTCATCGGGAAGGACGGCGACATGCCCTGGCACATCCCCGCGGACCTGCAACACTTCAAGGAAACCACGATGGACTGCCCCGTCATCATGGGTCGGGTCACCTACGAGGGCATCCTCGAGGCGCTGGGCGAACCGCTGCCGGGCCGAACGACCGTCGTCCTGACGAGTCGGGACCTCGAGACGCCTGAAAACGCCGTCGTCGCGAACGATCTCGCGGAAGCCGTCGAGGCGGCCGAAACGGCCGCCAGAGAGCGACACGACGGCGCCGATCGGGCGTTCGTCGCCGGCGGTGCGACGGTCTACGAGCAGTTTCTGCCCGCCCTCGATCGGCTGATCGTCACCGAGGTCCACGACGCCCCTGACGGCGACACCGTCTTCCCCGACTGGGATCGCGACGCGTGGACCGAGACCGATCGCGACGAGCACGACGGTTTCGCGTTCGTCGAGTACGTCCGAGAGCGGGCGTAA
- the thyA gene encoding thymidylate synthase produces the protein MQQYLDLVDAALSEGTYKPNRTGVDTISSFSEHYEVDLQEGYPLLTTKQMDGYRWNSMLHEVCWYLSGEEHIRNLREETKIWDAWADEEGRLDTAYGRFWRRYPIPEDGAQLEGESWPDETNRWVTEEADGRRTFDQLQYVIDTLSDSPNSRRLVVNAWHPANAAVSTLPPCHYSFVFNVQGDRLNCHLTQRSGDIALGIPFNIAAYALLTKVVAQQTGFEPGTFAHTVVDAHVYCGKGERGAWYADNLEALQSRLAGVDDREEYLDVKEWLESEAPPEAEGDERMDHVPGLLEQLSREPLERPTLEVADVSIDELAYEDVELTDYESHEGIKFGVAE, from the coding sequence ATGCAACAGTACCTCGATCTCGTCGACGCGGCGCTCTCGGAAGGGACCTACAAGCCCAACCGGACCGGCGTCGACACGATTTCGTCGTTCAGCGAGCACTACGAGGTCGACCTCCAGGAAGGCTACCCGCTGCTAACCACCAAGCAGATGGACGGTTACCGGTGGAACTCGATGCTCCACGAGGTCTGCTGGTACCTCTCCGGCGAGGAGCACATCCGGAACCTCCGCGAGGAGACCAAGATCTGGGACGCCTGGGCCGACGAGGAGGGCCGTCTCGACACCGCCTACGGGCGCTTCTGGCGGCGCTATCCGATTCCCGAAGACGGGGCGCAACTCGAGGGCGAGTCCTGGCCCGACGAGACGAATCGCTGGGTCACCGAGGAAGCGGACGGCCGCCGTACGTTCGACCAGCTCCAGTACGTGATCGACACGCTCTCGGATAGCCCCAACTCGCGGCGGCTCGTGGTCAACGCCTGGCACCCCGCGAACGCGGCCGTCTCGACCCTGCCGCCCTGTCACTACTCGTTCGTCTTCAACGTCCAGGGCGACCGGCTGAACTGCCACCTCACCCAGCGCTCGGGCGACATCGCGCTCGGGATTCCGTTCAACATCGCCGCGTACGCGCTGCTGACGAAAGTCGTCGCCCAGCAGACCGGCTTCGAGCCCGGCACCTTCGCGCACACGGTCGTCGACGCCCACGTCTACTGCGGCAAAGGCGAGCGCGGCGCGTGGTACGCCGACAACCTCGAGGCGCTTCAGTCCCGGCTGGCCGGCGTCGACGACCGCGAGGAGTACCTCGACGTCAAGGAGTGGCTCGAGTCCGAAGCGCCGCCCGAAGCCGAGGGCGACGAACGGATGGATCACGTCCCCGGCCTGCTCGAGCAGCTATCGCGGGAACCGCTCGAGCGCCCGACGCTCGAGGTTGCGGACGTCTCGATCGACGAGCTGGCCTACGAGGACGTCGAACTGACCGACTACGAGTCCCACGAGGGGATCAAGTTCGGAGTGGCCGAATGA
- a CDS encoding ribonuclease H-like domain-containing protein, with the protein MTARAGARLLALPPSAIVDRPAATLEDVDRTLEPDAVWVLGPSREPQTFAAARRAFDASAFHPPLETGDATIHRQAIDGHEVAVAQSARAIRASPDAVASALADGVAALVCDGIATATRPTALETTLEGADALAAALPTGQVTTVLTGGEPAGYDELWHLEADTGAIRGVDHDPAIACEPAGDDCVSVRVQGTGPAEGYGSDHSIALLELAADGAAGVDTYDVTDFGLESVSGIGPKTAERLADRSVTTRAELLETSVERLAELPNVGRDRARKMHHHATVLETGEPRRVTDESLPGENWSTPPLCVDIETDGLSPTIIWQIGVYDPATDEYRAFVERDDPSDPASVLEAFCDWLLGVHPDRALLTWNGWRFDYRHLDAFVAKHVPYYLEEWDSIPKLDLYLWAVRDENAILPGRTNKLEAVATALGYEDAGTGLDGAQTAAAYQRFMRTGEPLEWDRHEAYCEDDCRALWHVYERLRDAPRASTVADSAAGADSNSNSSRAPSSASRSGETSSRDDAGDASVADSEQTGLGDF; encoded by the coding sequence ATGACCGCTCGAGCCGGCGCTCGTCTGCTCGCCCTCCCGCCGTCGGCGATCGTCGACCGGCCCGCCGCGACCCTCGAGGACGTCGATCGAACGCTCGAGCCCGACGCCGTCTGGGTGCTCGGGCCGTCCCGCGAGCCGCAGACGTTCGCCGCCGCGCGGCGGGCCTTCGACGCGTCGGCGTTCCATCCGCCGCTCGAGACCGGCGACGCGACGATCCACCGGCAAGCGATCGACGGCCACGAGGTCGCGGTCGCGCAGAGCGCGCGGGCGATCCGGGCGTCGCCGGACGCAGTCGCGAGCGCGCTCGCCGACGGTGTCGCCGCGCTCGTCTGCGACGGCATCGCGACGGCCACGCGACCGACGGCCCTCGAGACGACCCTCGAAGGCGCCGACGCCCTCGCCGCGGCGCTGCCGACCGGCCAGGTTACGACCGTTCTGACCGGCGGCGAGCCGGCCGGCTACGACGAGCTCTGGCACCTCGAGGCCGACACCGGCGCGATTCGGGGCGTCGATCACGACCCCGCAATCGCCTGCGAGCCGGCCGGCGACGACTGCGTCTCGGTCCGCGTGCAGGGGACCGGTCCCGCCGAGGGATACGGGAGCGACCACTCGATCGCGCTCCTCGAGCTCGCCGCCGACGGCGCCGCGGGCGTCGACACCTACGACGTGACCGACTTCGGCCTCGAGTCGGTGTCCGGAATCGGACCGAAGACGGCCGAACGGCTCGCCGATCGCAGCGTGACGACGCGGGCCGAGTTGCTCGAGACGTCAGTCGAGCGGCTCGCCGAACTGCCGAACGTCGGCCGGGACCGCGCGCGGAAGATGCACCACCACGCGACGGTCCTCGAGACCGGCGAGCCGCGACGGGTCACCGACGAGTCGCTGCCGGGGGAGAACTGGTCGACGCCGCCGCTGTGCGTTGATATCGAGACCGACGGGCTCTCGCCGACGATCATCTGGCAGATCGGCGTCTACGACCCCGCGACCGACGAGTACCGCGCGTTCGTCGAACGCGACGATCCCAGCGATCCGGCCTCGGTGCTCGAGGCCTTCTGTGACTGGCTGCTGGGCGTCCACCCCGACAGGGCCCTGCTGACCTGGAACGGCTGGCGGTTCGACTACCGACACCTGGACGCGTTCGTCGCGAAACACGTTCCCTACTACCTCGAGGAGTGGGACTCAATCCCCAAGCTCGATCTCTACCTGTGGGCCGTCCGCGACGAGAACGCGATCTTGCCCGGACGGACGAACAAGCTCGAGGCCGTCGCCACCGCACTCGGGTACGAGGACGCGGGGACGGGCCTCGACGGCGCGCAGACGGCCGCGGCCTACCAGCGGTTCATGCGGACCGGCGAACCGCTCGAGTGGGACCGCCACGAGGCCTACTGCGAGGACGACTGTCGGGCGCTGTGGCACGTCTACGAGCGGCTCCGGGACGCGCCGCGGGCGTCGACGGTGGCCGACTCGGCCGCCGGCGCGGACTCGAACTCGAACTCGAGTCGCGCACCCTCGAGCGCGTCGCGGTCGGGAGAGACGTCGTCGCGAGACGATGCCGGCGACGCGAGCGTAGCCGACAGCGAACAGACCGGACTGGGTGACTTCTAG